CGGCCGTTCGCCGTCGGGGATGCGAAGGAACTTGAGATAGCCGAAAATCTTGTTCGCCTTCGCGGGCACCCGATCGAGTCCGGCCTCGCCGCCGATCGGCAGGAACAACCGGAACCACTGGTCGAAGCCCATCGGGCGGAAGCGCTCGATGTCGCCGCCGCCGAGCGTGACGCGCACCCAGTGCGGAGCCAGGCGTTCCGACCGGAGCACGGTGAGGTGGAGGAGCTCGGACGAGAGCGGCTTGACCAGCTTGCTGTATGCCATCGGTGTGCCTTTCGGGCTGCGGGGAAGCGTTCAGGGCTTCCAGGGGAGGAGGGCGAGGAAGATCGCGGCGGATGCCGTGAGCATGAGCGCGACGAACACGACGTCGCGGCGGCGGAAGGGCACCCTGTGGCGTTCGGTGCGGGTGTCGTGTGCGCCGAAGGCGCGGGAGTCCATGGCGAGGGCGACGCGCTCGGCGTGACGGATGGCTCCGGCCAGCAGGGGCACGATGTAGCCCCAGGCGCGGGCAAGACGGGCGAACGGCCCGCGTCCGCCGTGGTGGCCGCGGACGCGGTGCGCCGCGCGGATCACGGCCAGTTCGTGCCCGAACCGCGGCACGAACCGGAACGCCGCGAGGGCCGTGTACCCGATGCGGTACGGCACGCGAAGCTGCTGCACGCTCGCGCGGACGAGATCGGGTCCCGTCGTGGTGAGTCCGCCGATGAGGGCGAGCGCGACGATCGCGCCCAGGCGCAGCGAGGTCGCGAAGCCCGCGGCGAGGGCGCCCTGGCGGAGCGTCCAGCCGCCGAGCTCGACGACGGGTGGCGTGCCCGCGACGCGCGCCGCGTCGACCCAGAGGGAGAAGCCCGCTCCGATGAGGAGCACGCCGAGCGGCAGGGCCGCGAACAGGATCACGGCGTTGCGCCGGCTCGGCCGCGCGCCGGTGAGCAGCACGAGGTACGACAGGGCGAGGAATGCCGCAGGGGTCGCGACGTCGCGTACGAACACGAGCACCACGATCGCGGGCAGCACGGCCGCGACCTTCGCGAGGGGATTGAGGCCGTACAGGAACCAGCGCGTCGTCGCCGGGGCGAGCGGCGCGTAGGGGTCGATGCGCGCGGTCATGCGCGTGCCGCCAGCATCCGATGCAGGGCAGGCAGGCGCAGTCCCGCCGAGGTGAAGACGCTCTCGTCGCGGAAGAGCTCGTGCGTGCGCCCTGCGGCGTGCACGCGCCCGGCGCGGAGGATCACGGTGTGGGTCGCGTGCTCGGCGACGAGCTGCAGATCGTGGGTCACGACGACCACCGTGGTGCCCTCGGCGCGCAGCGCGTCGAGCAGGTCGAGCAGTTCAGAGGCGCGAGCGCGGTCCTGTCCGAAGGTGGGCTCGTCGAGCGCGAGCACGGGTGGCCCGGTGATGAGCGCCGTGCCCACCGACAGCCGCCGCTTCTCGCCGCCGGAGAGCAGGAACGGGTGCACGTCGGCCTTGTGGTCGAGGCCGAAGCGCGTCAGCATCCCGGTCACCCGCCGCTCCACCTCGTCGGTCGGGACGTGACGAAGGCGCAGCCCGTGCGCGAGCTCGTCGAACACGGTTCCGGCGATGAACTGATGCTCGGGATTCTGGAACACGAAGCCGACGCGCGACGCGAGCTCGCGCGGAGACGCTGTGCCGGCGTCGACCCCGTCGACGAACACGCGGCGCCGCGGTGGGGCCACCACGCCCGCGAGCGCCTGGATCAGCGTGGTCTTGCCGGCGCCGTTCGCGCCCACGATCGCTGTGAGGCTGCCGCGTTCGACGTCGAGATCGACGCCGTGCAGCACCTCGGTGCGTCCGCGCCGGACGGTGAGATCGCGAGCGCGGATCACCGGGTCGGACGCGCGGGCGGAGAGCTCCGGATGCTCGGCCGGCTCTCGCGCGGGATCTTTGGGCGTGCCGTACCGCGCGCCAGGCTCTCGCGCGCCAGGCTCTCGCGCGGCGATCGTGCGCGCGGTCGAGGAGCCGGAGCTCTCGAGCGCATCCAGGGCGGTGGACAGCTCGGGCGCCGTGAGCGGAAGCGGATCGAGGGGCAGGCCGGCGTCGCGCAGCCGCAGCCCGGCGAGCGTCGCCGCGGGGAGCCAGACGCCCATGGCGAGCAGTTCGTCGGCGTGGCCACGCAGCACAGCGGATGCCGGACCGTCGAACACCAGCCGCCCCTCGCGGTCGAGCACGAGTACCCGCGTGATGAACTCCATCGCCGCGTCGAGGTTGTGCTCGACCAGGAGGATCGCCCGGTCGCCCGATCCGACAACATCCGCCAGTGCGGCGTACACATCGTCGATGCCCTGCGGGTCGAGGTTCGCGGTGGGCTCGTCCAGCACGATCAGCGGCGATCCCATCGCGAGGGCGCACGCGATCGCCAGACGCTGCCGCCCCCCGCCCGAGAGGAGGTCGGGGTTGTCCGCCCTGCGCTCCCACAGTCCGACGCGGCGGAGGGCGTCTTCCGTGCGGGACTCGACCTCGGCGAGCGGCAGGAGCAGGTTCTCCGGGCCGAACGCGACCTCGTCGTACACGGTGCCGGTGACGATCTGCGCGTCGGGGTCCTGGAACACCATCGCCACGTGCGTGCTCAGCTGCGGCGTCGGCGTCGATGCCGTGTCGAGGCCGCCCGCTTCGACGCTTCCGCTCATCGACGCCGGGACGGCATGGGGCACGAGACCGTTCAGCGCCAGCGTGAGCGTCGACTTGCCCGATCCTGACGGGCCCAGCAGCAGGACGACCTCTCCGCGGCCGATGTCGAACGAGACGCCCTGCGGCGAGGGGTGATCGGCATCCGCGTGGGTGATGGAGAGGTCACGCACGCGGAGAAGGGGCGCGGATGGGCGCACGGCGCAAACCTCGGGTCGGTGGATCGGACTCCTCCAACTTAGCCCAGCCTTACCTATCCCGCCACACGGCGGGAGGTCAGCGCCGGGCGACGCCCGCGCGGCTGAGCGAGGCGCCGACGGCGAGGCCGACGGCGGTCCATGCCACCGGACCCAGCACGGCGATGACGAGGTACGCCACCTGCTCCCACGGCATCCGCACCGAGAGGTCGACCGCGAAGAACACGACCACCGCGACGATGAGGCCGATCACGACCGCCGACACGAAGAAGCGCCATGCGCCCCACGCGCGGTACCGGGTGAGCGCCGCGACGCCCTCCTGGATCGCGCCGAAGAGCAGTGCGGTTCCGATGAAGCGCATCGTCCACGCGGGGTTGAAGGCACTCGCGACGAGTGCGGCGATGACGTGCGTGAGGAGCGCGACGAGCGGGCGCCGCAGCACCTCCTGGGCGATGATCCCCGGCAGCACGTGCGAGCCGAGCACGAGACCGTACAGGAACGCGGGCCCGGTGATCACCGGGATCGTCAGCCAGCCCGCGATGCCTCCGAGCAGACCCGTCGCCACGCCGATCGCTGCACAGACGAGGAGCACACGGGTGGGCAGGGCGCGAGACGAGGGGGCCACGACTCCAGCCTACTGTCGACGAAAAGCACGCGGCTCTGGCCATTCGGCCAGGATTGGCCGCAGCGCCTGGCAGGTGTCGGCGCCCAGGACTAATTTGATCGACGGCGCGGCAACGCGGCCGTGTCATGAGCGTCTGGGAGCACCACATGGGTCGAACACCCCTCCGGATGGCGGCAGCCACCACCCTGGCCACGCTGTTCATCGCTTCTTCGGCGACAGCCGGTTACGCAGGCGTGGGGGAGGTGACGCACCCCGCTCCCGTCGAGGGCACGTCAGGCCACTACATCGTCGTGATGAAGGCCGACCCGCTCGCCAGCTACACCGGCGACGTCAAGGGCCTGAAGGCCACCAAGCCCGCCGAGGGACAGCAGCTCGAGACGCAGTCGCAGGAGTCGCAGCGCTACCTGAAGCACCTGCAGACCGAGCAGAAGGACATCGCCGCGCAGGTCGGGGTCACGCCCGACGCCACCTACCAGGTCGTCCTCAACGGCTTCAGCGCGCAGCTGAGCGGCGAGCAGGTCGACAAGCTGCGGGCCTCGAAAGACGTCTACGGCGTGTACCCCGACGAGATCCGTCACCCCGACGCGCAGACGTCCACCGACTTCCTCGGCCTCGGCGACGACAAGAAGGGCCGCGGAGGCGTCTGGCAGCAGACGGGCGGTGTCGACAAGGCGGGCGAGGGGATCGTCGTCGGCGTGGTCGACACGGGCATCGCGCCCGAGCATCCGTCGTTCGCCGGCAAGAAGCTGAAGAAGCAGAAGAAGCAGGCGAACCGCCACAAGGGCGCCGAGCCGTACACCGACGGCACGTACGTCTACTTCGACAAGGCCGACGGCGGGCAGTTCCAGGCGAAGATGGTCGAGGGCCAGGGCTGGGACAAGAGCGCGTACTCCACCAAGCTCATCGGTGCGCAGTACTTCTACACCGGCGCCGAGGCCGACGGCTTCGACTTCCAGTACGACTACCTGTCCCCGCGCGACGGCGCCGGGCACGGGTCGCACACCGCAAGCACGGCGGCGGGCGACTTCGGCGTGAAGGCCTCGATCGAGAACGTCGACTTCGGCTCGATCTCCGGCGTCGCTCCCGGAGCGAAGATCTCCGCGTACAAGGCGTGCTACGAAGGTCCCGACCCCGCGGTCACGACCGACGACATCTGCGCGCTGAGCGACCTGGTCGCGGCGATCGATCAGGCTGTGGCCGACGGTGTCGACGTGATCAACTACTCGATCGGTGGCGGTGCCGCCAAGACGGTTCTCGGCCCTGAGGACATCGCGTTCTTCAACGCAGCCGCCGCCGGCGTGTTCGTCTCGGCGAGCGCGGGCAACGACGGCCCGGATGCGTCCACCGCCGACCACGCGTCGCCCTGGTACACGACCGTGGCAGCGTCCACCATCCCGACGTGGGAGGGAACCGTGCAGTTCCCCGGCTTCGAGCAGGCCGGCGCGTCGGTGAGCGTGCCGTTCGGCGGCACGGTCGAGGGCCCCTCGGTGTACGCGGGAGACGCCGCGGCGGCTGGGGCTGCCGACGCGCAGCTGTGCCTGCCCGGCACGCTCGACCCCGCGAAGGTCGCCGGCCACATCGTGGTCTGCGACCGCGGCAACAACGCGCGCGCCGAGAAGTCGCAGGTCGTGAAGGAGGCCGGAGGCATCGGCATGATCCTCGTGAACGTGCCAGGCGGTGCCGACTCGCTCGACAACGACTTCCACGCCGTGCCGACCGTTCATCTCGCCGCTGCCTACCGCGACGCGGTGCTCACCTACGTGCGCGGCGGCGTCGATCTGCCGGTCACCCTCGTCGGCGAGAACACGACCGGCGTGACGACCCCGGTGCCTCAGATCGCGGGCTTCTCCAGCCGCGGCCCGATGCTCGCCGACGGCAGCGACATCATGAAGCCCGACGTGGCGGCGCCCGGTGTCGCGATCCTCGCGGCGACGAACAACGGACCAGGCGAGACGCCGACGTTCGGCATCCTCTCCGGCACGTCGATGGCGGCCCCGCACGTCGCGGGCCTCGCCGCGCTGTACCTCGGTGAGCACCCGAACGCGACGCCCGCCGAGATCAAGTCGGCGATGATGACGACGGCGTACGACACGGTGAACGCCGACGGCTCGCCGAACACGAACCCGTTCGAGCAGGGCGCGGGAGAGGTCGAGCCGAAGCGCTACCTGCAGCCCGGTCTGCTCTACCTGAACGCTGCGGCCGACTGGGCGGCGTTCATCGAGGGCAAGGGGCTGGGCGAGTTCGACGGCGTCGAGCCGATCGACGGCAGCGACCTCAACATCGCGTCGTTCTCTATCGGTTCGCTCGCCAGCGCGCAGACCGTGACACGCACCGTGACCTCGACCGAGGCCGGCACGTTCACGGCATCCGTCGACCTCCCCGGTGTGGATGTGACGGTGTCGCCGTCGACGTTGAGCTTCAGCGGTCCGGGCGAGACGGCGACGTACACGGTCACGTTCGACAACCGCAGTGCGCCGGTCGAGCAGTGGGCGACGGGCACGCTGACGTGGAAGAGCGAGAAGAACTCGGTGCGGTCGCCGATCGCGGTGTTCCCGGTGACGGCGGATGCTCCGGCCGAGGCCTCCAGCACGGGCGTCGACGGCACGACGACGGTCGAGGTGACGCCTGGCATCACGGGAGACCTCGCGCTGAACCTGTCGGGCCTCGCGCCGTTCCAGCTGCTCGCCGACCCCGACGGGCGCGTCGAGGGGCACTCGGGTGACGAGGCCTCGGGCGACGAGAACAAGGACGTCGCGTGGATCGTGGACGTGCCGGCCGGCACCACGCTGTCGCGCTTCGACCTCGACTCGTCGGACGACACGGGCAGCGACCTGGATCTGACCGTGTACCGTGTGGTCAGCCCCGACGACCTCCGCTACTACCAGAAGTGGCAGTCGGCGACGGGCTCGGCGGACGAGCGGGTCACCATCACGGCTCCGACTGCGGGCACCTACCTGGTGATCGCGAACGTGTACTCGACCTCGGGTCCGACGACGTGGGACGTGACCTACGCCAACGTGCAGCCCGAGGGGGAGGGCGCGTTCACGGCCTCGCCGAACCCGATCGCCGCGGTGCGCGGTGAGAAGACGAGCTACGAGCTCAGCTGGAGCGGCCTCACCGCCGGCACCCGCTACCTCGGGTTGGTCCGGTACGGCGACTCCGCCGTGTCGACGATCGTCACGGTCGACGCCGAGTAGCCACAGTCGCACGACGCCCCGCATACTCCGCGTGTGCGGGGCGTCGTGCTGTCCGGCGGGCGGCGGGCCCAGCCCGTCCTCCGACTCGCGCGGTGTCGTTTTGTCGGGAGATTTGCTGTTTGTCGGGAGCTTTCGGTGCGACACGCCGGGCACGGCTGGTCCGGTTCCGACGAACCGACCGGCCGACAACCGGCTCGGTTCCCACGAACAGACCCCGGCCCACACCCACGCCCTGCCGACCCACCCCACCCCAGCCCAGGCGGGCGTCGCGTCAGATCGCGCGACCCCGGGGCAGGAGGCGCACCTCGGGCAGAGGCGGGGCCGGGATGCGCACGTCGTGCCCCTCGACCACTCCGAATCGCGGCGAACGGGCCTCCCAATCGTCACGCGCGGCGACGATCTCTTCGTGCGAGCGGCCCGCGAAGTTCCACCACATGACGATCTCCGACTCGAACGGCTCCCCGCCGAGTAGGAAGAGCAGCGCGCCGCCCGCGCTCGAGACCTCGATCTCGTCTCGCGAGTCGCCGAGGTAGAGCATGTCGTTGCGCACCAGCGGATGCTGCTCCACACCGGCGTCGCCCTCGACGAGCATCAGCCCGTGCTCCCAGTCGCCGCGCAGCGGGAGGCGTACGGTCGACCCGGCCGGCACGGAGATCTCGGCGCCGACGATGGGCGTGTGCACGGTCGCGGGCGAGGTCACGCCGGCGAACTCGCCCAGCACGACCGTGGCGACCGCATCCGCGCCGCTCTCCGTGGCCAGGGCGACCCGCGGCAGCGCGGTATGCCGCTCGAACCCGCCTGCCCCGTGTCGCGCCGATTCCGGCAGCACCACCCAGAACTGCAGCGCGTCGAGCGGAACGGGCCCCTCGCCGATCGAGTACTCGGAGTGCGAGATGCCGTTGCCCGCCGTCATCAGGTTCAGCTGCCCGCGCCGCAGGTCGGCATCGCTGCCCAGCGAGTCGCGATGACGGATCTCGCCGACGAGCGGCCACGTCACCGTCTGCAGTCCGATGTGCGGATGCGGTTCGACGCGCATCTTCGTCTCGGCGGGGCCGAATCGGTCGAGGAAGCACCACGCACCGATCGTCGGCAGGTTGCGATGCGGCAGCACGCGCAGGACGTTCATGTTGCGCACGCCTCCGAGCGGGACCTCCCGCGGTTCGAGGACGATGCGGCGCGCCCCGATCACCGGTCGTCGCCCGCCTCCGCAGGTCGGCTGGGCCAGCGGATCTCCGCGCCGTCGATCTCGTGCGTCTTGAGGTACTTCGCGATGTACGGGCAGAGCGGCACGATCGCGTCGCCGGTTGCGGCGGCATCCGTCAGCGCGGCCTTCGCGAGGATGCCGGCGAGTCCCTGCCCCTGGAACGCCGGATCGACCTCGGTGTGCGTGAAGCGGATCGCGCCGGGGCGCCGGTCGAACTCGGCGAAGCCTGCGAGCACATCGCCCACGTGGATCTCGTAGCGGGAGGAGTCGTCGTTGCGCGTGACGGCGGGGTCGGTCATCGGGACTCCTCTTTCGCTCACTGCTCGAAGTAGCCGGCCTGTTCGAGGATGCCCACCGCGTCGTCGCGTGCCGACACGTTGAGCTTCTTGTAGATGGACAGCGCCTGCGTCTTCACAGTACTCGGTGCCACGTGCAGCGCGGCCGCGATCTCCGGAAAAGAACGCGGCAGCCGGAGCTGCTCGGCGACGGCCCGTTCGCGGCGGGTCAACACGGGGAACGCCGGCGGGTCCGCCGTGGCCGACGCGCCCTCTCGGAGCGCGGTGAGCGCGGGCGATCCCGCGTCGCCCGCAAGCTCGAGCGCGCCGATGAGCACCCGCCGGTCGAGCGGATGCAGGAGTGAGAACGTGTCGGCGGGAACCGACCCGCCGAGGATCGCGAAGGCCTCGCCGATCTCGCGATGTCCCAGCTCCGTCATCTGCATGCGGAGGTGCGCGAGCCCCCGGTAGAGCAGGATCGACGTCATCGTGTGCAGGTTGTGCCTCGGGCGGATGCGCATGCACTCCGTCGTCACGCTGAGCACGGAACGCGGGTCGCCGATGCGCAGGTGCGCGACTGCGCGCAGCTGATTCGGACAGCACACGTGCTCGCCCTCGGGTTCCTGCTGGCGCAGGAGTCCGAGGGCCCGGAGCGGCTCGTTGCGTCGGATGAGCGCGAAGGCCTGAAGATGGAGCGCGAGACGGGCGAGCAGACCTTCGCCATCGTGACGTTGTCCCGCTTGGATGACGCGCGACGACAGCGCGACCATCCGATGGTCGTCGCCCGTGAGCATCGCGACGGCGGCGTCGACGAGCTGACAGAGCGGACGCGAATTCGGATCGTGCTCCAGAAGGCGGTGCAGCCGGCCGCTCAGCCGCTGCAGACGCGGCAGGTCGAGCGCCGTGAACGCCAGCGACGCGTCGGCCGCGTCGGCGAGGAACTCGGCCGCGTCGCGATCCCACCCGTGACGCTCCCGGAGAGCCCGCATCTCGCGCTGCTGCTCCTCGGCGACGTCGTGGTCGCGGCTCAGGGCGCTCGCCGCAGCCAGGATGCCGCGGCTGCGAAGGATCCACAGCGCATCTCCGAGATCGAGCGCGTTCGCGACGAGCCGCTCCGCCAGTGCGCCGGCCGCTCCGATGTCACCGGCGCAGATCTTCGCCTCGGCGACGGCGCAGCTGAGCCCGAGCACCACGACCGGCGGAGCCCCCGCACCGGGCGGCGGGAGCGGAACGTCACGCCAGCGATCGGCGAGCTGCGCTGCCGCGCCGGTCTGGCCGAGACGCGACAGCGCCATGATGCGGGCAGCCGCCAGCACGCGATCCTCGTCGGTCCATCGCTCGGTGTCGGGGTCGAGTCCGACCGCACGCAGCGCGTCGATCGCCCTCGGCGAGGGAGGCCTGCGGCCGTGCAGCGCCGATTCGACGAGTTCGACCGCATCCGTCAACTCGGCGGACGCGACGGTGCGCGTAGTCCCCATGGGCGTTCCCCCAACGTCATGTGGATGCCCGGGGCTCGGGTGCCGGGCCGTTTCTTCACTATGTCAGCGCGTGCGGTCAGCGAGTGCTGCGCGGACCGCTCACGCGGATACTGACAGTCGCGGCGCGCGGGAAGGCACCAGAATTCCACCGCCGATTCCACCGGGCGGTGGAGTAACCGGGTGGGTCGGCATCCGTCTCCTCCTTCGGCGCCGTGACTGGGGCCGCTGTTCTGGGGCAGCGGGGCGCGGCGCCGGACAAGGGGGGAAGAGTGAAGAAGAGAGCATTGTCGCGCGGATCGTCTGCGGCGCTTGCAGTGGGGCTGGTCGTCGCCGGGGTCTTCGTGGCCACCGAAGCGCACGCCGACGACACCGTCGGCGCGGCAGGTGAGTCGGTCGGCGTGGAGTCGGTCGCGCTGACATCCGAGACCTCGAGCGCATCGGATGCCGGGGACAGCCAGGGGCCGGGCGGCACGGATGCCGGGAGCAGCGAGGGGTCCGGATGGGTCGATCCGTATGCTCCTGCGGAGCCGCCGTACCCGCCCACTCCGGTGGAGCCGCCGTACCCGCCGACCCCGGTGGACCCGCCGACGCCAGTGGAGCCGCCGGCTCCACTGGTTCCTCCGACTCCGGTCGAATCGACGCACGGCACTCCCGCTGCCTCGGTCGCGGCGTCGTCGGCGGCGCCGAGCGAGCTCGCCCTCACCGGAGGTGCCGATCTTGCGCCGTTCGCGGCGCTCGCGACCGCTCTGCTCGCCGTCGGCGTGGGCCTGCAGGTGGTGACCCGACGCCGCGAGGGGCGGTAGTCGGTTTTCCACCCGATCATCAACCACTGGACGAGTTATCTGTTCGGTGAACGATGGTCCCTTACTGGTGGTGGTGCCAACCGGCATCGCCGTAGAGGCGAATTTTGTAGGGGTCGCCTCACGGGGCGGCTGTCGTTGTGGGGACGGCAGCCGCCTCGAAACCGCTGAGGCCCCGACACCGTCGGGCGAGATCAGAACGATGCCGCTGGGGAGCGCGAAATGAATCTCACGGGAATGCTCGTCGACCTTGCCGGCGTGTTCGCGATCCTCGCGAGGATCCTCGTCTCGGCCGGCACCGCGCTCTTCCTCGCGTACGTCTTCTACATCGCCGGGATGCTGACGATCGCGGCGGCCGTCCGCGCCGTGAGGCGCCTGCTCGGGCGGCGCGCTCCGCGCGTCGCGGAGGCGCGCGCGTGACCTGCGTCGGCGGATGCGGCACCGACATGGTCGTCGCGCTCAACGTCTTCCTGATCCTGGCCTCCGCGGCATACGGGCTGGTGCTCTTCGTGTTGTCGCGCGTCGAGCCGTCGGCGTCGGGCCGTCACGACGGCATCCGAGCACCCTCGTGGCAGAAGCGCCGCGGCGCGCCGATGCCGGCCCTCATCTTCGTCCTGCCGTGTCTGAACGAGGAGAAGGTCATCGCGGCGAGCCTCGTCCGGCTCTCGGCGCTGCGTTACCCCGACATGCAGATCCTCGTCGTCGATGACGGCTCCGACGATCGCACGGCCGAGATCGCCGCCCGGCACGACGCCCCTCGCGTCACCGTGCTGCGCCGCAGTCTCCCGCATGCCCGCGAGGGCAAGGGTGAGGCGTTGAACGCCGCCGTGCAGTACATCGTCGGCAGCGGCATGTGCGCCGGCCGCGATCCGCGCGATGTGGTGCTGTGCGTGCTCGACGCCGACGGCAGGCTCGATCCGCACGTGATGGATGAGGTGCGCCACATCCTCACCGACCCGCACGTCGGCGCCGTGCAGATCGGCGTGCGCATCAACAACCGCGACCGCAACCTCCTCGCCCGCATGCAGGACATCGAGTTCGTGCTGCACACCGAGATCTTCCAGCGCGGACGTCGGCACCTCCGCAGCGTGGGGCTCGGCGGGAACGGCCAGTTCGTGCGACTGGCCGCGCTGAACTCCCTCGGCGTGCGGCCGTGGAGCACGAACCTCACCGAAGACCTCGACATCGGAGTGCGGCTGCTCCAAGCGGGGTGGCGCATCGAGTTCTGCGCCGCGGCGGCGGTCCACCAGCAGGGCATCGAGTCGCTGCGCCCGTGGGTGCGCCAGCGCACGCGCTGGTTCCAGGGCCACCTCCAGTCGTGGGCGCTGATCCCCGGAGTCCTCAGCCGCACGTCCGGCAGGCAGAAGCTCGATCTCGTCTACAACCTCACCAGCCCGTTCCTGCTCTTCGTGAGCTCGCTGCTCTCGGTCGGCTTCTGGCTGTCGCTGGTCTCGGCGCTGCTCCTGATGATCGGCGATGGCCGGATGCCGTCGCCCTGGTGGGCTTCGGCCTACGTCGTCACGTTCGGCCCGATGATCGTCTACGGCACGCTCTACTGGCGCATCGAACGACAGTCCGGCGTCTCGTTCTGGCGGGTCATGCTTCTCATGCACCTCTTCCCGCTGTACACCAGCCTCTGGTACCTGGCCGGCTGGCGCGCTTTCGCACGCGCGATCACCCGCCGCAACGCGTGGGCCAAGACAGATCGCGTCGATGACGACGCGATGCCCGCCCACACCGCGCCCCTTCCGACCCTCGATGGAGGTCATCATGGCGACTGACATGCCGCTCGTCCGTCCTATCAGCGTGCTCGCGGTCTACGGCACCCGCCCCGAGGCGATCAAGATGGCACCCCTGGTGCGGGCTCTGCGCGCCGACCCTCGATTCACCGCCGACGTGGTCGTGACGGGACAGCACGGCGAGATGCTCGACGGGGTCAACCGGCTCTTCGGCATCGAGCCCGACGTCAACCTGCGCATCCATTCCCCCGGCCAGACCCTGACCGACATCACCACGCGCACGCTGGCGCGACTGGGCGAGGTGCTCGCCGAGCGACGACCGGATGCCGTGCTCGTGCAGGGCGACACGAGCACCACGTTCGTCGCCGCTCTGGCCGCCACCTATGCCGGCATCCCGGTGATCCATGCCGAAGCCGGCCTGCGCACGGGGGAGCTGCTGAACCCGTTCCCCGAGGAGGCGAACCGCCGCCTCACGACCCGGCTGTCGAGCCTGCATCTGACGCCGACGGCGACCGCGCGCGACAACCTGCTGCGCGAAGGCGTAGAGGCCCGCGACATCGTCGTCACCGGCAACTCGGTGATCGACGCGCTGCTGCAGACCCTCGACACGGCGCCGCGACTCGACCCGGCACTCGAGGCACGTCTGAGCGAGGGCAGGCCGTTCGTCCTCGTCACCGCGCACCGGCGCGAATCGTGGGGTGAGCCGCTGCGGCGGATCGGGCGCGCGATCGCCCGTCTCGCCGAGCTCTTCCCCGACCACTATCTGGTGTGCCCCCTGCACGCGAACCCGCTCGTCCGGGCCAGCATCGAGCCGGCGGTCGCCGGTCATGACAACGTCGTGCTGACGGCGCCGCAGCCGTACCCGCAGTTCTGCGCCCTGCTGTCGCGCTGCCGGCTCGTGCTCACCGACAGCGGCGGGGTGCAGGAGGAGGCGCCGGCTCTGGGCAAGCCCGTGCTGGTGATGCGTGACACCACGGAGCGCCCCGAGGCCGTCGCCGCGGGTACGGCGGTGCTCATCGGCACGCAGGAGAACGCGATCGTCGACGCCGTCTCCCGGCTGCTCACCGCGGAAGGCGGAGGCGCCGAAACCCGCCCGATCAACCCATACGGAGACGGCCACGCGGCGGAGCGCACGGTGCAGGCGATCGCCCGTCATTTCGGTCTGGACGACCACGTCGACGAATTCGCCGCGTAACGGACGCCTGAGATCGGCCCCGGCTTTCCACCCGTCCTTCGACCAGCAGCGGATTCTCCTGACGACCGGTATGCAATTTCATGAGCAGTGGGAGATGCGAACCGCGCATCCCCGGCACTCCACGATCCCCACACGTGGGAGTGAACCCCATGGAGACATTCGCTCCCCGGCATGTCTCCGGCGGACATCTCCCGTTCCGCCACCGGGGCAGCAGCTTGAATTCGCGGCCGCTGCCCCGGATCTCTTCCCGACGCGTTCCGGCCGCCCGAGCCCCGGCCGCCCGAGCTCCGGCCGCCCGAGCTCCGGGAGCCGCGCCTGTGCACGACGGCCGCGGCGTCGGCGGTGGTCGTTACGCTGGATCCATGCCCTCGACTCCGCACGACCCCTACGAGGGTCTGCCCTACGCCGACGAGCCGTGGGGCGACGACGGATGGGAGCCGTCCGAGCCGCCGGAGCCGATGGACTGGGAGCCGCAGGGCCCAGGGTTCGAGCCGCCACTCGACTGGGGGAGCGGCCC
This Microbacterium sp. XT11 DNA region includes the following protein-coding sequences:
- a CDS encoding pirin family protein, with protein sequence MNVLRVLPHRNLPTIGAWCFLDRFGPAETKMRVEPHPHIGLQTVTWPLVGEIRHRDSLGSDADLRRGQLNLMTAGNGISHSEYSIGEGPVPLDALQFWVVLPESARHGAGGFERHTALPRVALATESGADAVATVVLGEFAGVTSPATVHTPIVGAEISVPAGSTVRLPLRGDWEHGLMLVEGDAGVEQHPLVRNDMLYLGDSRDEIEVSSAGGALLFLLGGEPFESEIVMWWNFAGRSHEEIVAARDDWEARSPRFGVVEGHDVRIPAPPLPEVRLLPRGRAI
- a CDS encoding GNAT family N-acetyltransferase, which encodes MTDPAVTRNDDSSRYEIHVGDVLAGFAEFDRRPGAIRFTHTEVDPAFQGQGLAGILAKAALTDAAATGDAIVPLCPYIAKYLKTHEIDGAEIRWPSRPAEAGDDR
- a CDS encoding helix-turn-helix transcriptional regulator, translated to MGTTRTVASAELTDAVELVESALHGRRPPSPRAIDALRAVGLDPDTERWTDEDRVLAAARIMALSRLGQTGAAAQLADRWRDVPLPPPGAGAPPVVVLGLSCAVAEAKICAGDIGAAGALAERLVANALDLGDALWILRSRGILAAASALSRDHDVAEEQQREMRALRERHGWDRDAAEFLADAADASLAFTALDLPRLQRLSGRLHRLLEHDPNSRPLCQLVDAAVAMLTGDDHRMVALSSRVIQAGQRHDGEGLLARLALHLQAFALIRRNEPLRALGLLRQQEPEGEHVCCPNQLRAVAHLRIGDPRSVLSVTTECMRIRPRHNLHTMTSILLYRGLAHLRMQMTELGHREIGEAFAILGGSVPADTFSLLHPLDRRVLIGALELAGDAGSPALTALREGASATADPPAFPVLTRRERAVAEQLRLPRSFPEIAAALHVAPSTVKTQALSIYKKLNVSARDDAVGILEQAGYFEQ
- a CDS encoding glycosyltransferase family 2 protein is translated as MTCVGGCGTDMVVALNVFLILASAAYGLVLFVLSRVEPSASGRHDGIRAPSWQKRRGAPMPALIFVLPCLNEEKVIAASLVRLSALRYPDMQILVVDDGSDDRTAEIAARHDAPRVTVLRRSLPHAREGKGEALNAAVQYIVGSGMCAGRDPRDVVLCVLDADGRLDPHVMDEVRHILTDPHVGAVQIGVRINNRDRNLLARMQDIEFVLHTEIFQRGRRHLRSVGLGGNGQFVRLAALNSLGVRPWSTNLTEDLDIGVRLLQAGWRIEFCAAAAVHQQGIESLRPWVRQRTRWFQGHLQSWALIPGVLSRTSGRQKLDLVYNLTSPFLLFVSSLLSVGFWLSLVSALLLMIGDGRMPSPWWASAYVVTFGPMIVYGTLYWRIERQSGVSFWRVMLLMHLFPLYTSLWYLAGWRAFARAITRRNAWAKTDRVDDDAMPAHTAPLPTLDGGHHGD
- the wecB gene encoding non-hydrolyzing UDP-N-acetylglucosamine 2-epimerase — translated: MATDMPLVRPISVLAVYGTRPEAIKMAPLVRALRADPRFTADVVVTGQHGEMLDGVNRLFGIEPDVNLRIHSPGQTLTDITTRTLARLGEVLAERRPDAVLVQGDTSTTFVAALAATYAGIPVIHAEAGLRTGELLNPFPEEANRRLTTRLSSLHLTPTATARDNLLREGVEARDIVVTGNSVIDALLQTLDTAPRLDPALEARLSEGRPFVLVTAHRRESWGEPLRRIGRAIARLAELFPDHYLVCPLHANPLVRASIEPAVAGHDNVVLTAPQPYPQFCALLSRCRLVLTDSGGVQEEAPALGKPVLVMRDTTERPEAVAAGTAVLIGTQENAIVDAVSRLLTAEGGGAETRPINPYGDGHAAERTVQAIARHFGLDDHVDEFAA